One stretch of Flavobacterium sp. 9 DNA includes these proteins:
- the msrA gene encoding peptide-methionine (S)-S-oxide reductase MsrA — protein sequence MENLKKAYIAGGCFWGMEDLFRVRPGVKDTEVGYIGGDNENPTYPNHPGHAEGIEITYDANETSFKELLDYFFRMHDPTTVDRQGNDRGSSYRSAIFIQNEEEKQDADEVIKIVDDSGKWPGKVVTTLEPYSKFWTAEEYHQDYLVKNPNGYTCHFERFGTSFL from the coding sequence ATGGAAAATTTAAAAAAAGCGTACATAGCCGGAGGTTGTTTTTGGGGAATGGAAGATCTGTTTCGCGTGCGACCTGGAGTAAAAGATACCGAAGTAGGTTATATTGGCGGAGACAACGAAAATCCAACCTATCCAAATCATCCGGGACATGCCGAAGGAATAGAAATTACCTACGATGCTAACGAAACTTCGTTTAAAGAATTATTAGATTATTTTTTCAGAATGCATGATCCAACAACTGTCGACAGACAAGGTAATGACAGAGGTTCTAGTTACAGATCTGCGATATTTATTCAGAATGAGGAAGAAAAACAAGATGCTGATGAAGTAATTAAAATTGTTGATGATTCAGGTAAATGGCCGGGCAAAGTTGTTACGACGTTGGAACCTTATTCTAAATTTTGGACTGCCGAAGAATATCATCAGGATTATCTTGTGAAGAATCCAAATGGTTATACTTGCCATTTTGA